The following is a genomic window from Maledivibacter sp..
CAATCAAAAATATTAGAAATATTAGAGCGGAAATGAATGTTGTACCATCTAGAAAGGCAAAAGTGATCGTAGTAGCTAATGAAAGTATCTATAAAATCATTGAAGAAAACAAGAGTTATCTAATAACCTTAGCAAGTGCTTCGGAAGTAGTAATTAAGATGGAAAAATCAGATATTCCTGAGGATTCAGTATCAACGGTTATTGATGGAGCAGAAATATTTATCCCCCTCGACGATCTTGTAGATTTTGAAAAAGAACTTGATAGATTAGAAAAGGAAAAAACTAAACTTGAAAAAGAGTTAGAGAGAGTTAATAAAAAGCTATCTAATCAAGGCTTTGTAAGTAAGGCGCCGGAGAAATTAATACAAGAAGAAAAGCAGAAAAAGGACAAATATCAAGAAATGTATGATAAAGTTTTAGAAAGATTAGAGTATACCAAAAATAAGTTGAAGTAGATTCATAGCCGAGCCCATGGCTCGGCTAGTATTGTTGATGGGGTCAAAATATGCTAAAGCTTGGCATATTATAGATGATTCAAAGGGGAGGAATGGATTTGAATTATAATGAAGCCTTGGATTATATACATAGTACATATAGATTTGGGAGCAAGCTTGGGCTTGAAAATATTAGAGACTTACTTGAACATTTGGGTAATCCCCATAATAGCCTTAAGGTTATTCATGTTGCTGGGACAAATGGGAAAGGATCAACTTCAACATTTATTAACCGGGTGCTTATAGAAGAAGGATATAAGGTAGGTTTGTTTACCTCTCCATATCTTGAAGAATTTACGGAAAGAATAAGGATTAATGGTGAGAATATACCTGAGGATGATTTAGCTGAGATCACTGAAATGGTTAAATCGAAAGTAGACATTATGATTAAAGAAGGCAAAAGTCATCCCACAGAGTTTGAGATAGTAACGGCAATTGCCATGCTTTACTACAAATTAAAGGAAGTTGATTATGTAGTTTTGGAGGTAGGACTTGGAGGAAGACTTGATTCAACAAATGTTATAGAAAATCCATTGGTATCGGTAATAACTCCCATAGCTTTGGATCATATACAGTATTTAGGAGATACCATTGATAAAATAGCCTATGAAAAATCAGGGATCATAAAGAACAATAGCTTCGTTGTAGCCCATCCACAGGATAAGGCAGCTATGGATACCATAAGGAATGTTTGTAATGAAAGAAAAGCTAAGTTATTAGTAGCACCTACCCAAGCCATTAAAATCCATAAATATAATGAATTTGGTATGAAATTTGATTTAGATTTACATGATGAAGGCATTTATGATTTAGAAATAGGATTATTAGGGAAATATCAAGCTAATAATGCCGTAGTAGCTTTGACGACTATTAAAGTCTTACAAAAATATCATGACATAAATATATCTGAAGTCTCAATAAGAAATGGACTTAAAAATACAAAATGGCCTGGTAGACTTGAGGTTATTAAAAAGAATCCTACTGTGATTATTGATGGTGCCCACAATATTCATGGAGCTAAGGCTTTAAAGAGGTCAATAAAGGAGATATTTGATTACGATAGGTTAATAGGAGTTAT
Proteins encoded in this region:
- a CDS encoding bifunctional folylpolyglutamate synthase/dihydrofolate synthase, which encodes MNYNEALDYIHSTYRFGSKLGLENIRDLLEHLGNPHNSLKVIHVAGTNGKGSTSTFINRVLIEEGYKVGLFTSPYLEEFTERIRINGENIPEDDLAEITEMVKSKVDIMIKEGKSHPTEFEIVTAIAMLYYKLKEVDYVVLEVGLGGRLDSTNVIENPLVSVITPIALDHIQYLGDTIDKIAYEKSGIIKNNSFVVAHPQDKAAMDTIRNVCNERKAKLLVAPTQAIKIHKYNEFGMKFDLDLHDEGIYDLEIGLLGKYQANNAVVALTTIKVLQKYHDINISEVSIRNGLKNTKWPGRLEVIKKNPTVIIDGAHNIHGAKALKRSIKEIFDYDRLIGVIGVLGDKDVDGILNEIVPLCDIVIITRPNNPRAISLDDLKGKIEGFGKEVLMYEDIREAVDKSLEISMEKDMVVCCGSLYMIGDVRSKLNPDY